The Streptosporangiales bacterium DNA segment CTTCCCCGCTGCACGAATATCACGACCCGGCCGGTCGACCCGGCCGGCCTGACGACGCCTGGGGAGCGATGCGTTGCATCTGAAGAGCCTGACGCTTCGCGGTTTCAAGTCCTTCGCCTCGTCGACGACGCTGAAGTTCGAGCCGGGCATCACCTGCGTGGTGGGGCCGAACGGCTCGGGCAAGTCCAACGTGGTCGACGCCCTGTCGTGGGTGATGGGTGAGCAGGGCGCGAAGTCGCTGCGCGGCGGCAAGATGGAGGACGTCATCTTCGCCGGCACGGCCGGCCGTCCGCCGCTGGGCCGTGCCGAGGTCGTCCTCACGATCGACAACACCGACGGCGCCCTGCCGATCGAGTACTCCGAGGTCACCATCAGCCGGCTGATGTTCCGGTCCGGCCAGAGCGAGTACGCGATCAACGGCAACCCGGCGCGACTCCTCGACATCCAGGAGCTGCTCTCCGACTCCGGCATCGGCCGCGAGATGCATGTCATCGTCGGTCAGGGCCAGCTCGACGCGGTCGTGCTCGCGTCCCCCGAGGGACGCCGCGGCTTCATCGAGGAGGCCGCGGGCGTCCTCAAGCACCGCAAGCGCAAGGAGAAGGCGCTCCGCAAGCTCGACGCGATGCAGGCCAACCTGACGCGCGTGTCCGACCTCACCGCCGAGATCAGGCGCCAGCTGAAGCCGCTCGGCAAGCAGGCCGAGGTCGCGCGCAAGGCGGCGACGATCCAGGCCGATGTCCGCGACGCCAAGCTGCGGCTGCTCGCCGACGACCTCGTGACCCTGCGCGGCCAGCTCGAGCAGGAGGTCGCCGACGAGACGGAGACCAGGGACCGGCGCGCGTCGGTCGAGGCACAGCTCGCTGCCGCACAACGGCGCGAGGCGGAGCTGGAGGAGCTGGAGCGTGAGGCGGCGCCGTACCTCGCCCGCGCGCAGGAGGTCTGGTACCGGCTGACCTCGCTGCGGGAGCGCTTCCGCGGCACCGAGGGGCTGGCCACCGAACGCGTCAGGCACCTGGCCGAGGAGCCGGAGGAGGAGCGCACCGGACGCGATCCCGAGGCGCTCGAGGCCGAGGCGCGGGAGGTGCGCACCCGCGAGGGCGAGCTCGCGACCGAGCTGACGACCGCCCAGGGTGCGCTCGCCGAGGCGGTCGGGCACCGGTCGACCACCGAGTCCACGCTCGCCGCGGAGGAGCAGCGCGTCGCCGCCGCCCAGCGGGCGGAGGCCGACCGGCGCGAGAACCTCGTCAAGCTACGCGGTGAGGTCGCGGCGCTGCGCAGCCGCGCATCCGCCGCCGTCGCCGAGATCGGCCGGCTGACCACGGCGCTCGACGACGCCCGTGCGCGCGCCGAGCAGGCGCGGCAGGAGTACGCCGCGGTCGAGGGCACCGTCGTCAACCTCGACGAGGGCGAGGTCGACCTCGACGCGCGGCACGAGCGTGCCGTCGTCTCCCTCGAGTCCGCGAAGAACCGCGTCCAGGACCTGCAGCGCGAGGTCCACGACGCCGAGCGGGAGCGCGCCGCCCTCGTCGCCCGCAAGGAGGCGCTCGAGCTCGGCCTCGCCCGCAAGGACGGCGCCGGTGCGCTCCTCGCGGCGACCGACGAGGTGTCCGGCCTGCTGGGGTCCGTCGCGGCGCTGGTCAACGTACGGTCCGGCGCCGAGGCCGCCGTCGCCGCCGCGCTCGGCGCGGTCGCCGACGCGGTCGCCGTCGAGTCGGTCGAGTCGGCGGCTCACGCCCTCGGCTGGCTCAAGCGCGGCGAGGCCGGCCGCGTCGACGTCCTCGTCTCCGGCGCCTCCGCCGACCGCTCCGGCTGGCCCGAGGCGCCGCTGGGCACGACGTACGCCGTCGACCTCGTCGATTGCCCCGCCGCCATGCGGCCGTCACTCACCCGGCTCCTCGACAAGGTGGTCGTGGTCGACGACCTGTCCGCCGCCCGCGCGATCGTCGCGGCGCACCCGGAGCTGCAGGCCGTCACCAGGGACGGCGACCTGCTCGGCACGCACCGGGCACGGGGTGGCTCGACGAGCGCGCCGAGCCTCATCGAGGTGCAGGCGGCCGTCGACGAGGCCGCCGAGAAGCTGACCGAGTCGCAGCACAGGTCCGAGCGCGCCACGTTCGCGCTCACCACGGCGACGGAGGAGCAGGAGCGGGCCGAGCGGGCCGTCGAGGAGGCGCTCGACCGGCTGCACGAGTCCGACGCCCGCATGTCCGCGGTGACCGAGCAGCTGGCGCAGCTCGGGTCAGCGGCACGCGCCGCGACGGCGGAGGCCGACCGGCTCGCCAGGTCGGTGGCCGCGGCCGAGCAGGCGCGTGACCACGACCTCAGCGGCCTTGCCGAGCTCGAGGAGCGGCTGCATGCGGCCGAGGCGCTGCCCGACGACGAGACCGAGCCCGACACCGGCTACCGCGACCGGCTGCGCACAGCCGTCGACGACGCCAGGGCCCGCGAGATGGAGGCCAGGCTCGCGGTCCGTACCGTCGAGGAGCGCGTCCGTGCGCTCACCGGCAGGGCCGAGCAGCTCGAACGCGCGGCGGTGGCCGAGCGGGCGGCACGGGAGCGCGCGGAGCGAAGGCGCGAGCGCCGGCAGCGCGAGGCCAGGGTGGCCGAGGCCGTCGCCAAGGGCGCGGCGTACGCGTTGACGTGCATCGAGAGCTCGCTCGCCCGCGCGGCCGAGGAGCGTGGTGACGCCGAGCGCGGCCGCACCGCGCGTGAGGCCGAGTTCCGGTCGCTGCGCTCCACCCTGCGCGAGCTCACCTCCGAGCTCGACAAGCTCACCGACGTCGTCCACGGCACGGAGCTGGCCCGGGCGGAGCAGCGCACGCGGATCGAGCAGCTGGAGCAGCGTGCGCTCGACGAGCTGGGCATCGAGGTGTCCGCGGTCGTCGCCGAGTACGGACCCGAGTGCCCGATCCCGCAGGTCGGCGAGGACGGCGAGTCGGCCGAGCCGATCGCGTACGAGCGCACTGCGCAGGAGAAGCGGCTGCGGGCGGCCGAGCGTCAGCTGACCCTGCTGGGCAAGGTCAACCCGCTCGCCCTGGAGGAGTTCTCCGCGCTCGAGGAGCGCCACAAGTTCCTCAGCGAGCAGTTGGAGGACCTCAAGGCCACGCGCCGCGACCTGCTCACGGTCGTGCGCGAGGTCGACGACAGGATCGAGCAGGTCTTCCGCAGCGCCTACGAGGACACCGCACGGGAGTTCGAGTCGGTCTTCTCCCGCCTGTTCCCCGGTGGCGAGGGTCGCCTCGTCCTCACCGAGCCCAACGACATGCTGTCGACGGGCGTGGAGGTCGAGGCGCGTCCGCCGGGCAAGAAGGTCAAGCGGCTGTCGCTGCTGTCCGGTGGTGAGCGGTCGCTGGTCGCGATCGCACTGCTCGTCGCCATCTTCAAGGCGCGGCCGAGCCCGTTCTACGTCCTCGACGAGGTCGAGGCGGCGCTCGACGACACCAACCTGCGGCGGCTGCTCACGATCCTCGAGGAGTTGCGTGAGTCGAGCCAGCTCGTCGTCATCACGCACCAGAAGCCGACGATGGAGATCGCCGACAGCCTCTACGGCGTGAGCATGCGCGGCGACGGCGTCACGTCGGTGATCGGTCAGCGCATGCGCGAAGCCGAGTCGGTGTGACTGCGGGGGAGCGACCGTTCGACGCGTTGCTGATCGACCTCGACGGCGTGCTGCGCGTGTGGGACCCCTCGGTGACGGTCGAGCTCGAGCGCCGGTACGAGGTGCCCGAGGGCACCCTGTACCGCACCGCGTTCGAGCCCGACCTCCTGCACCGTGCGGTCGTCGGCGAGCTGAGCGACGACGAGTGGCGCAGGACCGTCGCCGCCGCGCTGCTGCCGACGTACGGCATCGAGGTCGCCGCCGACCTCGTGGCCGACTGGAGCGAGCCGCTGGGCTCCGTCGACGACGACGTCCGCGCCCTCGTGGCCCGCGTACGCGAGGCCGGGGTCACGATCGTGCTCACCAGCAACGCCACGACGCGACTGGAGAGCGAACTCGACGCGCTCGACCTCACCGACCTCCTCGACGTCGTGGTCAGCTCGGCTCGGCTGCGGGTGGCGAAGCCCGAGCCCACCTTCTACTTCGCCGCCGCCCAGATGGCCGGCGTCGAGGTCGACCGCTGCCTGTTCGTCGACGACGAGGCCATCAACGTCGACGTCGCCCGCGCGGTCGGCATGCAGGCCCAC contains these protein-coding regions:
- a CDS encoding HAD-IA family hydrolase, which translates into the protein MTAGERPFDALLIDLDGVLRVWDPSVTVELERRYEVPEGTLYRTAFEPDLLHRAVVGELSDDEWRRTVAAALLPTYGIEVAADLVADWSEPLGSVDDDVRALVARVREAGVTIVLTSNATTRLESELDALDLTDLLDVVVSSARLRVAKPEPTFYFAAAQMAGVEVDRCLFVDDEAINVDVARAVGMQAHVYVGLDDLEETLAPVL
- the smc gene encoding chromosome segregation protein SMC, which translates into the protein MHLKSLTLRGFKSFASSTTLKFEPGITCVVGPNGSGKSNVVDALSWVMGEQGAKSLRGGKMEDVIFAGTAGRPPLGRAEVVLTIDNTDGALPIEYSEVTISRLMFRSGQSEYAINGNPARLLDIQELLSDSGIGREMHVIVGQGQLDAVVLASPEGRRGFIEEAAGVLKHRKRKEKALRKLDAMQANLTRVSDLTAEIRRQLKPLGKQAEVARKAATIQADVRDAKLRLLADDLVTLRGQLEQEVADETETRDRRASVEAQLAAAQRREAELEELEREAAPYLARAQEVWYRLTSLRERFRGTEGLATERVRHLAEEPEEERTGRDPEALEAEAREVRTREGELATELTTAQGALAEAVGHRSTTESTLAAEEQRVAAAQRAEADRRENLVKLRGEVAALRSRASAAVAEIGRLTTALDDARARAEQARQEYAAVEGTVVNLDEGEVDLDARHERAVVSLESAKNRVQDLQREVHDAERERAALVARKEALELGLARKDGAGALLAATDEVSGLLGSVAALVNVRSGAEAAVAAALGAVADAVAVESVESAAHALGWLKRGEAGRVDVLVSGASADRSGWPEAPLGTTYAVDLVDCPAAMRPSLTRLLDKVVVVDDLSAARAIVAAHPELQAVTRDGDLLGTHRARGGSTSAPSLIEVQAAVDEAAEKLTESQHRSERATFALTTATEEQERAERAVEEALDRLHESDARMSAVTEQLAQLGSAARAATAEADRLARSVAAAEQARDHDLSGLAELEERLHAAEALPDDETEPDTGYRDRLRTAVDDARAREMEARLAVRTVEERVRALTGRAEQLERAAVAERAARERAERRRERRQREARVAEAVAKGAAYALTCIESSLARAAEERGDAERGRTAREAEFRSLRSTLRELTSELDKLTDVVHGTELARAEQRTRIEQLEQRALDELGIEVSAVVAEYGPECPIPQVGEDGESAEPIAYERTAQEKRLRAAERQLTLLGKVNPLALEEFSALEERHKFLSEQLEDLKATRRDLLTVVREVDDRIEQVFRSAYEDTAREFESVFSRLFPGGEGRLVLTEPNDMLSTGVEVEARPPGKKVKRLSLLSGGERSLVAIALLVAIFKARPSPFYVLDEVEAALDDTNLRRLLTILEELRESSQLVVITHQKPTMEIADSLYGVSMRGDGVTSVIGQRMREAESV